In Candidatus Polarisedimenticolaceae bacterium, the sequence CGAGGGGCGCACGCTCGAGGCGGACCCCCTCGCCGGGATTCCGGCGAGGCAACGCGAGATCCTCCAGCTCATCGCGGAGGGGAAGAACACCAAGGAGATCGCCGCGATCCTCGGCGTGGGGATCAAGACCGTCGAGACCCACCGATCGAGGCTGATGGACCGGCTCGGCATCCACGACGTCGCCGGACTCGTCCGTTTCGCCATCCGCGCGGGGCTCGTGCAGTAGACTGCCTTCGTGACCCTCACCGACGTGTTGTCCGCCCTCGATGCCGCCGACCAGGAGCCGCCGAAAAAGCGCGTCTCCCGCCTCGCCGCCCTGAAGAAGTCGATCGGGACCGACGACGCGCTGGCGCGCGCGCTCTGGGAGACCGGCCGCCGGGACGCCCGCGTCCTGGCGACGACGGTCGCCGATCCCGGTCACGTCGATCGCTCCACGCTCGACGCGTGGGCCGGCGCGGTCGACGACGCCGCGCTCGTCGAGTCGTTCTCGCGTCTCGCGGGAGCGGTCCCGGGCACCGAGGTTCTCGCGCGGACGTGGATCGATGCGCAGGCCGAGTGGACCCAGGCCGCGGGGTGGTCGACGCTCGGCCAGTTCGTCGGGAAGGGAGGCGTCCTCACCGACGCGGAATGCGTCGTCCTTCTCGCGAGGATCGACGCCGGCCTGCGCGACGCGACGCCGGGGGTCCGGGACGCGATGAACGGCGCGCTGATCGCCATCGGCGCTCGCGGCGGCTCCCTCCAGAAGAAGGCGCTCGTCGTCGCCAAGCGGATCTCGAAGATCCTCGTCGGATCCGACGCGGTGGAGCAGATCCACCGGCTCGGCGACCGCGCGAACGTCGAGAAGTTCTGGTCGAGGTAGGCGGCTACCGGGATAAGTCGCACGCGTGCGCCACCCGCACGAGGTAATAGACCCCTTCGCCCGGTGCCGGGTCCGGCCGCGCGTCGTCCCAGTACGGCGTCGCGAGCTCCGAGGCGAGCACCGTCGCCGCGCCGCCCAGATCCCCGCCGAGCACGTCATAGGCGGCGCTCGCCTGGGCGCTCCAGCTCACCCGCGTCGGCGGTCCCTTCGCGACCGCGACCCCCGAGACCTCCACCGCGACGACCCAGGCGTCCGGATCGGCCGGCGCGCAGTCGCAGGCGTCCCCCGCGGGATCGCCGTCGGCGTTCGTCTGGCCGGGGTTCGCGAGCAGGGCGCAGTTGTCGTCGGGGTCGAAGACCCCGTCGCCGTCGGGATCGGGGCGGCGGACGTCGAGGTACACCGCCGACTGGGGGATCAGCCGCGTGGCGAGGTCGAGGGCGCCGTCGGTCACCGTGTGACGCGCGGGGGGAAACGTCGGCGCGATCGCGTGCGCCGCGAGCAGCGGCGCGACCTCGGCGGGGGAGTAGAGCCCCGTCGACGGGTCCTTGAGCGGCAAGGCGTCGAGGGCGAGCTTCGCCGGGTGGTTGCGGTCGATGCGGTACTCGAGGACCTCGACGACCGGGAAGCGCAGGTTGCGCAGGCGCAGGGTCGCATCCCACCCGCCGGTCTCCGCGCATCCCGTGTCCTTCGGGTCGTGTGCGTAGACCAGCAACCGGTCGGCAGCCGGCTCCACGCTGCGCCATCCCGCGAACACGACCCCCGCGTCCTGCACGGCCGGGATGGAGCGCAGGTCGTGCGACATCCGGGCGGCGAGCGCGGCGAAGTGGAAAAACGGCGTGCGCACCGCTTCGACGCGGTCCTGCGTCCCGTTCCCGTCCTCGTCGATGCGCATGAGCCCCGCGAGCGAGGTTAACCCTTCGAAGTTGTAGTTGAACGGCCAGGCGGTGAGGACCGACTCGCCCCCGGCCTTCCGCGGATCGGCGACCGCCTCGTCGAGCAGGCGGCGGAAGTAGTCGCCGCCCCAGGCGGGAAGGTACGCGCCCCAGCGGTACATGACCCTCGACGCCGGGTCGCGCCTCGGGACCCAGTCGGGGGTCGTCTCGTGGCTGCTGACGAGCAGGTCGGCGTAACCGGCCGGGTCGAGGGCGAGCGCGCGGTTGCGCGCGAGGCGGATCGTCTCCGCGGCCCCCGCGGCGTCGTCGTACGTGTGCACCGAGAGGAAATCGAGCGGGCACCCCTCGTTCGCGTGGTCGGTGCAGAAACGCTCGACGCGCGCGGCGCGCCGGCCGGCGAACGCCGGATTCGCGCAGACGAAGTTGACGTCGGTGTAGGCGCCCGGGTTGGGCGAGTCGGCGACCGGGGAGCAGTGGTAGAGGATCTGCCCCTCGTACCCGGGAAACAGCCCGGTCGCCTCGAGCCCGCCGATGCGGATCGACGCCGTGTCGATCGCGCGCTCCTCGAAGGCGCGCAGGATCGCGTTCGTCGTGTAGTCGTAGTATTCGAGGAACTCGTTGTCGGTCCCCACCCAGAAGATCGGGAGGTCCGGCTCGTTCCCCACCGACCAGGTCCACGTCGCCGTCTGCGTGCCGTAACGGTCGATCAGATGCCCGACGAAGGTCCGCACGAAGAGGTCCCACTGGTCGTAGTCCTTCGGACGGTCCGGACAGGCGCCGCCGTATTCGTTCTCTCCCGTCGCGATCCGGCAGAGGTCGTAGGGGGTGCCGTGGAAGGTGACGAGCGGCTTCCGCCCGTGCGCGACGTGCCGGTCGAGCTCGTCGTGGACGCGGTCCCACCAATAGACCGGGGTCCCGACCGGGGCGAACTTGCGCACGGCGCCCAGCGGCAGCGTGAAGTTCCCCGGCGTCGTCGGATTGTCGTCCCGGTACGCCTGGGGGTAGTCGAGCACCCAGCTGGCGGGAGGACCGACGAGGCCGGCGACCTTCAGGGTGCCGTTGCCGTCGTTCACCGCCTGGACGGTCGCGAGCTCGGATTTGAACCGGTCGCACACGAGGACCCGGTCCCCCTTCGCGTAGTCGAGGGAAAGCGGGCGGTCCGGCTCGATCCCGTAATACGGCCCCTCGACGAGGTCGGCGAGGTGGAGGACCGTCGACGCTCCCTGCACGGACATCGCCACGATCCGCCGCGTCTCCCGCTCGCGCACGACGTTCGCGTTCCCGTCGAAGGCGCCGAGCCCCGCCTGCCAGTAGTCGCCCAGGAGCGGGAAGTCGCGCTGCTGCTCGAAGAACTCCGGCGCCTCGGCCCGCGCCTGGTCGATCAGCGCGTAGACCGGCTCCTGATCGTAGGTGACGCTGGAGTCGAAGTTGACCTTCACCTCCCCCGCGAACCACCGCCCCGTCCAGTGCACCGTCGGGAGCGCCGTGTCGATCGTCCACCCGACCGAGGCGCCGTCGAGCGCGCGGCGCGTGGTGAACGACCAGCTCGACGCCGCGGGGTTGATCGCGACCCCGTCGAGGGTCCGGGTGAAGACCGTGACGGTGTAGCTCCACGACGGGGCGAGCGGGGTCGCGCGGGTCACGTGCACGCCGGTCCCCGAGCTCGTTCCGTCGTTGAAGTCGTGGAACGTGCCGGAGTAACCGGGGCGCCACGCGCGCCCGGCGCCCAGGACCTCCTCGGAGCCGCCGCTCCAGCTCAGCGTGACCGTCATCGCGTTCGGGTCGAGCGCTCCCGCGGGGAGATTCGATACCGGAACGACCACCTCGAACCAGAGGGTGGTCGGCGTCGGCACGTTCGCGGCCGCGCTGCACGGACGGGGTGAGGGATGAACCGGCGCGCAGTCGGAGACGAGGGCGGGGGCGGTCGAGGCCGCCCCCGCGGGAAAGGCGAAGGTCAGGAGAAGCGGAGCCCATCCCCGTGCGCGCACGGGCGGAAGGATACGGCGATCAGGCGATCCGGGACGCGTTCTCCTCCAGCCACTGCGCGAACGTCCGGAGCTTCGGGTTCAGCGAGCGGGAGAACGCCGTATCGCGCGCGCCGCAGAAGGCGTCGGAGAACTCGGCGTTGAACTGGAACATGTTCCCGAGGTCGTCCGCACCGGGGAAGCCGAGCCCCCGGTAAGCGTCGAAGGGGATCGCCTGGTAGGCGACCTCCTTCCCCAGCGCCTTCGTCAGCCCCGCCGCCATCTCGGCGCCGGTCAGATGCTCTCCGGCGATCCCGACGCGACGGCCGATCCACTCCGGCCGCTGGAAGATCCCGTAGGCGCACGCGCCGATGTCCGCCGCCGCGATCCCGGGGAGCTTGCGGTCCATCATCGGGAGGCCGAAGACCAGCCGGCCGTCGGCTCCGGGCTTCGGCCCCATCCCGAAGTGGATCAGGTTGTCCCAGTAGAACGACGTCAGCAGCCACGTCGTCGTCTTCGGATCGAAGTAGGCGTCCGCCTCCCCCTTGCCGTCGAAGTGGGGGACCTTGTATTTGCCGTGCAGCGTGGGCATCCGCGGGTCGGACAGCGGGACGAACTTGCGCGTGTCCTCGAGGGTCGACCAGATGAAGTGCGCCACGCCCGCCGACTTCGCGGCCTCGGCGAGGTTTCTCGCCTGGGCCATCTCCTTTTCCGCGGAAAAGTGCTCCCAGAAGTTCGTGACGCCGTAGGCGCCGTAGGCTCCGGCGAACGCCCGCTTCAGGCTCGAGACGTCGTCCAGGTCGGCGGCGACGACCTCCGCACCGAGCGCCTTCAGCGCCAGCGCCTTCTCGGAGCCGGGGTTGCGCGTGATCGCGCGCGCGGCGAAGCCGCCCGCGGGGTCGGCGAGGATCGAACGGACGAGACCGCCGCCCTGCGCACCGGTCGCGCCCGTGACCGCGAGGATCTTCTTGCTCATGATGGCCTCCTGCTCGGAATCCTATACGCACCCGGACCGGCGTGTGGGTGTCTGCGTCGGGGTGCGCGACCGCGAAGATCCGTGGGGGAAGCTGGACGTCGGGGTCGGGGTCGTGCGGGTGCGCTAGGTCCGGTGCGTATCACCGCTC encodes:
- a CDS encoding DNA alkylation repair protein, with the translated sequence MTLTDVLSALDAADQEPPKKRVSRLAALKKSIGTDDALARALWETGRRDARVLATTVADPGHVDRSTLDAWAGAVDDAALVESFSRLAGAVPGTEVLARTWIDAQAEWTQAAGWSTLGQFVGKGGVLTDAECVVLLARIDAGLRDATPGVRDAMNGALIAIGARGGSLQKKALVVAKRISKILVGSDAVEQIHRLGDRANVEKFWSR
- a CDS encoding NmrA/HSCARG family protein, which produces MSKKILAVTGATGAQGGGLVRSILADPAGGFAARAITRNPGSEKALALKALGAEVVAADLDDVSSLKRAFAGAYGAYGVTNFWEHFSAEKEMAQARNLAEAAKSAGVAHFIWSTLEDTRKFVPLSDPRMPTLHGKYKVPHFDGKGEADAYFDPKTTTWLLTSFYWDNLIHFGMGPKPGADGRLVFGLPMMDRKLPGIAAADIGACAYGIFQRPEWIGRRVGIAGEHLTGAEMAAGLTKALGKEVAYQAIPFDAYRGLGFPGADDLGNMFQFNAEFSDAFCGARDTAFSRSLNPKLRTFAQWLEENASRIA